One genomic segment of Ancylobacter sp. IITR112 includes these proteins:
- the flgB gene encoding flagellar basal body rod protein FlgB has protein sequence MDKIFLFDLASRHADWASVRQATIAANIANANTPAYKAADVEPFAAVLDSTHLTQARTSAGHLSPTGAEAMRAEVKPAESWEVSESGNTVSLDQQMVKAAETNGAFTLNTSVVRAFHRMVLASVRNA, from the coding sequence GTGGACAAGATCTTCCTGTTCGATCTCGCCTCCCGCCACGCCGACTGGGCGTCGGTGCGGCAGGCGACGATCGCCGCGAACATCGCCAATGCCAATACGCCGGCCTACAAGGCGGCGGATGTCGAACCGTTCGCAGCGGTGCTCGACAGCACCCACCTCACCCAGGCCCGCACCTCGGCGGGTCATCTCTCGCCGACCGGCGCCGAGGCGATGCGCGCCGAGGTGAAGCCGGCCGAGAGCTGGGAAGTCTCCGAATCCGGCAACACGGTGAGCCTCGACCAGCAGATGGTGAAGGCCGCCGAAACCAACGGGGCCTTTACCTTGAACACGAGCGTGGTGCGCGCCTTCCACCGCATGGTGCTCGCCAGTGTGAGGAACGCCTGA